A portion of the Lolium rigidum isolate FL_2022 chromosome 1, APGP_CSIRO_Lrig_0.1, whole genome shotgun sequence genome contains these proteins:
- the LOC124657967 gene encoding uncharacterized protein LOC124657967: protein MTFGFFIGLTFPVAIAPKVEKEKGFGGAANSGFSDNSTTPNATSGIVKIARNPQGAERLPPGIVVSESDLHLRRLWGSPSEDTETRKYLLALAVGYTERVNVDATVHKFSNNFDVVLFHYDGRMTEWDEFKWSKEAIHISARKQTKWWFAKRFLHPSIVAPYDYVFLWDEDLGVENFTAEAYINIVKTHGLGISQPGLDVTKGKKLYHVTVKRDASEMHKFVEVMAPVFSRDAWKCVWHMIQNDLVHGWGLDFNFWRCVDFPEEQIGIVDAQFVVHHGVPTLRGQGKEKQGSNAKSNFARPNENVLCGCSAAGR, encoded by the exons ATGACGTTCGGGTTCTTCATCGGCCTTACTTTCCCTGTTGCGATCGCACCGAAGGTAGAGAAAGAGAAAGGTTTTGG CGGTGCTGCAAACTCCGGATTCAGTGACAACAGCACCACGCCAAATGCCACTTCAGGG ATTGTGAAGATTGCAAGAAACCCTCAAGGTGCAGAAAGGCTACCACCAGGGATTGTGGTGTCGGAGTCCGATCTTCACCTGCGTCGGCTCTGGGGGTCCCCAAGCGAG GACACGGAGACTCGCAAGTACCTCCTGGCGCTGGCGGTAGGATACACCGAGAGAGTCAATGTCGATGCAACCGTCCACAAG TTCTCCAACAACTTCGACGTTGTGCTGTTCCACTACGACGGTCGCATGACGGAGTGGGACGAGTTCAAGTGGTCAAAGGAGGCTATTCACATTAGTGCCAGGAAGCAAACCAAATG GTGGTTCGCCAAGAGGTTCTTGCACCCAAGCATCGTTGCGCCGTACGACTACGTCTTCTTGTGGGACGAGGACCTTGGTGTCGAGAATTTCACCGCAGAAGC GTACATCAACATTGTGAAGACGCATGGGTTGGGAATCTCGCAGCCGGGGCTGGACGTGACCAAGGGAAAGAAGCTTTACCATGTCACTGTCAAAAGAGACGCCAGCGAGATGCACAA GTTCGTGGAGGTGATGGCACCGGTTttctccagggatgcttggaaatgCGTGTGGCATATGATCCAG AATGACCTGGTCCATGGATGGGGCCTAGACTTCAATTTCTGGAGATGCGTCGAT TTTCCTGAAGAGCAGATTGGCATCGTAGATGCTCAATTTGTGGTCCATCATGGAGTTCCGACGCTCAGAGGACAG GGCAAAGAAAAGCAAGGAAGTAATGCTAAG AGTAATTTTGCTAGGCCTAATGAGAATGTTTTGTGTGGCTGTTCTGCCGCCGGCAGGTGA